The genomic DNA GCTAAGGCAAAAGCTTATCGCCTTCGATACGATATGGGAACCCTGGTGGCTCCTCAACAGATGAAGGCCCTAGTAGGAAACCAGACTCCCCCCGAACCCCTGTGCCAACTCACTGGGTCCAAGGGCCACAGATTTAGGGCCCCCGGGATGTGAActcccaaccccccctcaccctctccccccccctccttcccctctatcCTCACTCTTAGAGGACCCCTTCTTCTAGGACAACCAAGGTTGCCCCTTCTTTACCCCAgaaaaagttaaaatgtttaCGTATTAGGCAATGTATTGAAACTGTAAATCATATgttgtatcaatgcctaataaaactatttgaaaaaaaaaaaaaaaaaaagacacgtgaggtctagcaggtactaagagacagatattaatatttctCCTAATTGTAGGATTACCTGGTGATGTATAGTCTCATTGGGACCgccatgcgtgccggaatgtattaatatgtctcacatGTAAGGAAACATTACAGAACtgaagttatgagtacatttagatatgaAAAGCCATTTTTAAAAGTACTTTGtggggaggagttttactctggggtaagtAGAGCACAGCCAAGGATATCCTGTATATTCCATCCAGGAAGAAGAGAAAAAGGCAGGCCACTCCAGAAGTAACAAAAAGAAAGTGATTTATTGCATGCTGGACATACAGCAAAAAGGACTAAGTCaacgcacctacgcatttcgtacacggggtactttatcaaggtgacaaggaTGTGAAATAGCTGCCTCTTTATACTTACCGGAACTACCTCTAAACCCATGGGGTGCCGCGTCACTGACCCGCGTCATGCAGAGTCGCGGCAACATGACAAGCAGTCACTGGCATCTGCGCAGAATCGCGGAAACAGGGCGCGCACAGCCATAGGTTGGGCAATTCAGGTAAAGTACAAGATATTACTTACACTGAGCACCACAGCCTACGGATAGATGTCATCAGCGCGCATCACGGAACGTGGTCGCGCTGACGTCACGTCGTTTCCATTGGCCTGGCGGACCATCTGATCCTACCCAAAAATATCAAAGGGAGTTAAAACACCTTCTAGATCTAGGCGCTATGTTGGGAGTGTTAAATGACAATGATATAGACTTTCTATACAAACCTTTACCCACCACTgccgtgttccaccatctcccaaagattcataaaacATTGGTCTCCCCCCCTGGGAGGCCAATTGTTTCTAGTATTGATTCTTGTACTTTTCCTGAATTGCCCAACCTATGGCTGTGTGCGCCCTGTTTCCGCGATTCTGCGCAGATGCCAGTGACTGCTTGTCATGTTGCCGCGACTCTGCGCAACGCGGGTCAGTGACGCGGCACCCCATGGGTTTAGAGGTAGTTCCGGTAAATATAAAGAGGCAGCTATTTCACAtccttgtcaccttgataaagtaccccgtgtacgaaacgcgtaggtgcgttcactTAGTCCTTTTTGCTGTATGTCCAGCATGCAATAAATCACTTTCTTTTTGTTACTTATGGAGTGGCCTGGCTTTTTCTCTTCTTCCTGGACGGAATATACAGGATATCcttggctgtgctctatctacgctcTCTATCTTCCTGTACCCACAACGGATGGATTGCATGCCGCTGACGACAAGAGTGCCCCCTGGATAGTACAGGTTAAGTGCCGCAGTGCCTTATTCACTCCTGTCTACCACGGACATTGTCCCTTTATTATCATACTGGTTGGGTGTTATTATGTGTTTATGGTTGTGGATGTCAGGCCGACTCCACTAGCACACTTATCCCCACCAGTTCTTATTTAACTATATTGGGGGCACTCCATCGCTTCTTGGATTAACCCATTGTGGATTTATGTATTTAGATATTCCATTTAAGGGACTGGTTACAATTTTAGAGCATCACATATACCTTGTTTCTCGttactctggggtaagactgtcaaTCTCACCACTGATTTACAACAGGGAAGCATTATGTCCCAAGGGAAGGAGGCTTGGCTAGATATGCTAATTGGTAAGTGAGAGAAGATGGAGGTGGTCACACATGCTCAGTGGCCATATTGAAGCTTCTGCCAGGCTACCTGAAGTACTGACAGAGCATGCCCATAGGTGGGAGGTTTAGTTCCCATGCAGTGATTCGCTGCAGACTGTAAAGATAGGACAGGTGGAGTTTTTAAAAGTTTGTTCAGCCATCAGGGTTTAGATTCATCTAAGTTCCATCTAAGTGTTCCATCTTGTAAGAAGTTCCATCTGATTCATTTAAGCCACAGCGAGCGGTACCGAGACTATTTCAGCGCAACTaaagatttgtatccagcttcCAGTATTCGGAAGTGaaacagggtgaataaacgtcagccctatgcctggcagacctatgtttaggtctgcagtgcagcagtgactgggTTAATATGCAGCTGGGTGGATTggaattagtctgatcccagctgcctcgtaaaggagctttaaaaaccccaggctacacacacatgcagcctgtctAAACCAGTGAGATACTGAAATGCCGAGGGAGAACtcctgctataaggtctgttttcactACGCTGTCTTGATGCACTGTTACGCTGGACTctgaacagcccttgttgggaaaagggCCAAGCCCCGCTCAGgatttattttctgtttgttatatatgctgaagagaagctgttttatttttgtgtgccatatttttgaggctcaataaataagtcttttcaagaaacccacgtgtggttgcatatACCCTGCAACAGGAAGGATTAAGGATTTGCTAACGAATCCTGCATCGGGGGAACGAAAGAGTGGTTGCAGGCCGCGCCACTAGCCAAGGACTGTTACACAGCTCTTTTTGCGCATCACCCCGCATTTGGGAATGAtgcctagagacttgatttctgtggatttcgttctgtggacattttattttgttttgccccatcccagtaagtgattatttgtgatatttttgtaattcaagttgtgtgtgtgttctttatgtaaataaatacaatttatttttattctgcAGCCACAGGGTATAGGCTGGATATAAGTatggccagatagcttaactcattccttttacaagcaccacaagttctttgtcttttcttcactttattgataAGGCATCAAATATACAAAGTCACTTGCAGATGGTAGTGCAgtgagagagggcttctctatagTGAGGgtgcttgatagtagggaaagTTAAAAATCGGTCATCTTTGCCAAGAGGTAAATAGCATGAGATGTACTTACTCAGCCAGCTAGGGTAGAAAAGGAAGTGTATGTGTTTCTGGGAAACAGGAATAGTCTCAGGATTAGACTAACTGTCAAAGGAGACAAGGGGGGGATGGAATAATCCACTCTCAGCTAAAAGAATAGGAGGTTGCAAAGGCAACCAATACCACTAAGGGGAGAAAAGAATATGTGACAATGTATCTTTACACATGCAGCCAGCTGCTGGAATAGGGGAAACTAACAAGCAGCTGAACTAAGGAGACAGGATTCTGTGAGTTGCAAGGAGACACAGAAAATGTGTAATCCTGTTTCAGGACAATTTTATTTCACATTTGTATTCAATCAAGGATCCAGACATTCATGTGTTAAAAagcttggtctaccgtgacagcatGCAGGTCTCTTTTCTCTTTTATCCAGTTCCTCTACTTAGCTACAGGCCTAATCTTCATTTCAGAAAATTTGTGGGAGTAATTCCAACCCTTGCCAGTGCTCCAGTTGATACCATCAGCATCGGTGCTGTGCTGCCCCAGCAGATACAATCCATTCAGATTTGAATGGTGACAGTTATAGTACCACCAGCCTCCCTTGTACAGTAGAGCACAGTTCTGTGCATTCACATCATTGTCCTGGTCCTTGGTGGTGAACCCCATGTTATTGTGAACGGCCATGGAATCTCCTGAGAAATGAAACAATGAATACAATATTGGGCACATTTCTTAAACTACTTGGGTCAGTGCAATTTATTCTCAGGGTAGCACAGAGGTGAAATCAATGGTAgggtactttatttatttagtcTTTCTGCTACAAAAATGGTGTAACACtgaaaattagaaaaaaaaagttCATGCAACAGCATTGCAGCCGGGATACTGATAAATTACCCTTCCCGTTATAATTTGCACCAAAAGAGGCTAAAATAGCAGCAACACAATTGACTTATTGTATTCCCATTACATGCTGCAATGTATTGTCCACATGACCTGCCTGACATGTTGGGGGATCTTCTCTTACCTGCATTACCCTCCTTGAAGGCCCCAAGTAATAGCTTGTACTTCTCAGACTCTCCCAAAACTTTGAAGGATGCGTATTTGGCAAAATACTTTATGCTTTCAAAATCCTGTAGATCAATGCGCAGCTCCCAGGTGCctgtggagagaggtggaagtaTGAATCaaatttttttgttatgtattaaaaaaattcttaAGCTGAAATAGAACTTCAGCCTTCAAGTGTGAGATCACTTTCCACCTCTTATTTACAGTGTTTCACTGTCAAATATATATTCCGATATACATGTTCTCTCAGGCATGCCCTAGGATTCAGACATGACTATAAACGGATGGTGGGTAGTTTCATTGGTGTTTCACATATTTTGGTTTTATCAGAACCCAATTGTTTTTGGATTTGAGAATTTAAACTTTTGTGCAAACAGTCATGAACAGCACACCTGTGATTGCATGACTTGTATATGTgagaagggttaatacacacatcaATCTAGCTGATCCAATCTTCACATAAGCAAGGTCCCACCAATGATAATAATATCTTCCCTCAATCCATCACATTATTTCTATATCTGCAGCCACCACCAAAGATAAAGAAAATGATAATCTTAAAGTCTCTGGTTCCTTTTTTACTAAGCACAATATGCACAATACACATAAATCTGTTGtaacaaaatgtgtccgaaaattttAATTACTCTACAAAACGTGCAAGTACAATAAGAGTCCAAAGATATACTGAATAAAGTCTACATTTAATGTACAAAAGCAGTACAGTGCTTAGTTTACAGAGAGACTACTACATTAAACATACAATAAAAGCagacagtttaataaaataaaaagataagCAGACAGAATTCCTATACGTGTTTGGTCGGCATAAAACCTAATTAATAATCCCAGATGCGTGGTTAATATTCTAAAACCTCGTTCATTGAAACACACTGAAAATCCAACAAGTTTGCGAAGTTTAGATTTCGCACCCGCTAAGCTGCCAATCcttaatataaataaacaattgcAGAACTGTTGAATGTGACGCACATGGAAATGAATAACAGACTTTGAGTAGATGGTCTTAGGAAGTGCTGGGTTGCACAGGAAGAAGTAAACTGCTGAGGTTACTGTGTAACTTCTCCTATACTTTTAGACAAGGTAAGTCAATTCCAAGATGAAAGGGGAGTTTGCATCAAGTGCTAACTGTGTCAAATATTCAGGAACTTAAAACATCTACAACCTCCAACttttctgccttttttttttttgatggatGCTTATTTAACCGGAGAAGTTGACGCCACAATGACTGTTACCTGATGATGTTAACATATGAAGATTGTCATTCCCCAGCCAAAACTCATTCAAACGACTGCCAAACCCTTTCTTGTAGGAATCCCAGTCACGGAAGAAGTCCACTGAGCCATCCCAACGTCTCTGGAAAACCTACAGGGCAAAAAAGGGAAAGACCCAGATAAAATACCTCCTGTTCTGGTTTTAATCAGTGCATATAATACATTGAAAGATCTAGCAGATATAGCTGCTGGATACAATGAGCGACTATTGTGCTAGATTTTCAGTCAAAGGACAATGTTTTTTGAGTGTGTGGGAATGTATTGAACATGGTGGCAATGTAATTACTGCGGTTATGCTAGAAATTCCCCTGAAAGCGAGTGGTATTTGTGGTATTATTGATAAATATGAGGGGGTGGTATTCTGTGAAAGAGGTTTTTCTAATCAGAGATCCCTAATGAGAAGGGGTTTGTTGTAAGAATATGTTCTCGTGACAGGATGTCTGAAGAAAGAGGCTATGAAAATTGTTTTATTACAGCATTTTGTTTAATTTTGGGGGTTGTTACAGGAAAGACTTTCAAGCTGTTGACTTACGATCCACCCTCCTCCGTCAGTGTGCATGTCACACAGCACCTTGATGGGCTGCCTCCCATCTGGATATATTGTGTACCAGTCACTTAGAAATGACCCCTCATCCAGCAGCTCCTTACAGTTCCTGGCAGCTAAGGGATAAAGATAAGAAGCATGAAATGCACAATCAGAGGAATTGCTTTCAAACGTATCAATAATCATACAACATCTATTGCTTTTGCTTCATTCCACCAAGAACAATTCTCTGAATATTTCTTAGAACAAAACACGTTCAACTCCTGCATTTATTGGGTTTACTGCTGATACTGTACAACAATGTCTACACTTATCTAGATTCCATTTAACACATGCAGCCAGAAGACCAGGCAGATAAAGGTGAAGCATGTGGAATGGCATCCTAAGCAATCCACTAATTGTATGGTTGTTAGGGTGGCAAGTTCTTCATTGGATCAATGAGGGTGTTTGTTACTATATCTGTAATTAGGTTTCAAACAGGTAATATCTCTGTGTTTTGTATCTCACGTCATTTGTAGTCTGAGCTTTCAGGAATTATATTTGATCAGGAAAATCTATTTAACGTGTTCAAGGCTTCCACTCACCATACAATATCCCGGCTGTGCCCATTTCTCCTTTCTCTCCTAGTGGGGGGAAAAATACGTCTCTTAGTGAATTATGAAGATTATGCAATCTGTCTATATTTGATTGTGCTGTATTGCACTTTAATGATCCATACCTGGCAGCACATTATTTAAgcttattgtttattgtttttttagtgGTTCTTAAGTTCCATCATTAAGGCATACCAGCAGGTCTTGTTTTCAGGGAAATAAATGCCTAAGCAAGTTGTCTTGTTAATTAAGGCTAGGTTACTTGATTATGTTTTTGTTAAATAGAAACATTTTGAAAACCTGGCCTCTTGGCAGCCCATAGAGGATTCATCCTGTTGCCTTTTGGAGCTCCCATAACAGAGACTGAGCATTTGTAAAACAGAGAATGCTTCTAATAGAGGTGCAATGATCTGTGAGTGATAAATCTTATATAAATTATTTTAAAGTGCTCATAAATataagtgattaaaataaaatagtgaacttcgctgctcaaccctctgtggagaagatccaattcctcctgtcttggtttgTAGGGAGAAGCTTGTGGAGAGCGCAGATGTCACTATatgggggaaaaaatatatatgtgtatagtgtagtgtgttaaacacactacactatatatatatatatatatatatatatatatatatatatattccccccatatggtgacatctgcgctccccacaagagACTGAGCATTACCTGTTGTGTTGTATTCCTGCACAAAACAATTTAATGTTCGGTATGAGGCTAGTAGACCATATGGGACAACAGAAAGGTCTACAAGACAGAATGGAAGTAAATCTCCAGAGAAGCAAAATATCTCTCTTAACTGTTCCTTGTTAGAGGCTAAATGCATTATTTAGGTACTAGCTGTGGACAATGAATACAAAGAAAAGAAGAATGTCCCTTTGTACACCTTACGCCAAAGGAATGCAGAAGATAAAGAATGCATAGGAAATTGATCACAGACAAAatcagagggggtgggggggggggggtagaatgaCTAATATATAACACAAAATTGAGTTTGAATCATAAGTTCTACGTTGTATAAACTTGCTAAATTACAAATAGAATTTTGAGTTTCACTGAGATATATGTAGAGGTTATAAGAATGGAATGTTTGGGAGTTACAACAGTTCATTAATGGCAGAACATGGACAGGGTAATAAAGATTGATATTAGAGATGGAAAAAACAATGAATTAACTACAGGACATGGACAGCATAATAACGATGGGTATTAGATATTAGACAAATACTGTAGTCAGATCTTTGTGATTAGAAAATTAGTTAATCTTTATAGAACAAGGGAATTCTTATGTCAGACCAAAGATTGATAACATGATCAAATATCTTACATAAAGGTGCACAGATAAGGATGTAAAGGAATATTGTTTTAAGCTTGAATTATTTAGTCATGAAATGTAAAACACATTTACCGTGCAGCCAGAAAAGGGCATAAGAAAAAAGCTTCATAATGTATATTCCTGAATCATTAATATCAACCAAGGTGAAAGGTTATCTATCCATTCACATGTCTGTACAAAGCTTATTTGCCGGAGAAGAATAAAAGCTTGGAACGGCTATGAAAGAAATCTGTCTCTCTTTATTTGAAACTACTACTGCAAGGTAAAGATCTCACATTTTCAATCATATTTTCATGGGAAaatacgcatgcgcagaatgaggTGTTAATGATACAGGGCTAATTTATTTTTATAAGTGTAGATATGGGTGATTAGAGAGTGATTCGTTTTCTAGAGGAGGGATGCATGTCCTCATCCCACAGGGTCAGAGCTATATTATTAACCCTTTAGTTGTGTTCTGTGCTAAAATCAAATGAAATCTCATTTGAGAAACATCTTTGCGTCAGATTCAGCTTCTTTCTCACCCCATAAATTGATGCTCCCACTTGCATAATCTTGAATAGTTAATAGTGCTGTCAGAGATGGACAAATTAAAAAAGGATATTGCCAAACTTCCTGCCATGGAAAACCCCTTCCCCTTATGTTGTGCTTATCTGAAGCCCTCACCTTTTTGCCCTTGTATTCCTGCAGGGCCGGCTTCTCCTGTTCCAAAAAACAATGAAAACATTATCGGATTAACGACTTTACAGCTTTATGTGCCAGCAATGTATCAAAAAATGGGTCTGTCAATACTGCTAAGATTCATACATATATTAATAAGTTAATTGACCAATAAAAGCACTAACTTATGAGTCCAAGAAGACTTTGGGGCTTATTCTAAATTTGCTGAAGCTGACGATCGGGATGTTTTTGGTTGAAATtccccatttaagtcaatggggaACTTCATCGAAAAATAGTCTAATGGTCACATTGGTGGATATAGGATAAGGCCCTTTGTATCAGTTTCCAAAATGTGCATATGGCCAGTTTTTTTCAAATGTACTCTATCATTTTGCATGAGTTTTGAAGTTAGTTTTTAACATTAAATGAAAAATTGTTagccatatacagatgtagtaagatttaCTGATGGCGTGGGCACAGACCAACAGGCTGAAATCTACAGCCTTTGTGCAGCAGTACATTTTGAGGCTTGGGAGGACTAAAGCACTGTTAATCAGCCCGGGCCAGACAGTCTGTAATAGCTGcgcagaggagacagagagagactgcttctctctgattcTCCTCTCGTAGCTCTTACAGACTCGTGGCTGGCTCGGCAGGATTAATGTTGCCATGGTGGTCCCAtttagaagcagggacccccactgagcTCATCCTCCTGGGCAATTTATTGCAATCTTGGACGGGATCGAGCCCCGGCCCGGGCGCTCCAGACATCACAACCTCTCCTGCATATGGGggtagtaagtcttgctacatctgtaccttacTGCTGAATGGACACATATTTGTTTCCATGCAGATGCAAGAGAGGATAATAACAATTCATGACTTTATACCTTACCATGGGTCATCTAACTCTATCTACAGCTCCAAAAAACCACTGGCCAGACTAAACAAAATGGGCAGATTTATCTGTACATTGAAGGTAAAATACGCATATTCAAAATACCTCTTTAGAGGAAGCAGTGGTTCAGAAGGGTATCACTTCATCAAGGTCTGATAGAAAATCAGGGGGTGATGAGAGAAGTGGACTCAGCATTTAAAGGGATGATCTAGGAATCAGGCTGTAGGAATGAATGACCGACCCACTTCCCCCAGTTCAAATGTATACCCAATATTCCCATAATTCAAAGGGCTACCACTTTTTCTAATCAAAGGTAAGGGAGTTTCCCTCTAATTCTCTTAAATTAATACATTATACGTGTAAGAGGGTGGAAACGTGTTTGTGTTCAGGTGGCCAGTTCTGTAACCCTCTTACACAGAGCAAACACAAATATTTAACTTTACTTTTGAATCAAAGTTACATTACAAaaaaatctattcattttcttTTAATAAGTAAACTGCTATTAATACAATATAACCTAAACGTAACTCTCTATTAAGCTCCCATCAAAATAAATGATCTCATCATTGTCCTTTCTCTCTACTGTTAGTTGGTGGCAGTCCTGCTGTTTCCATTGTATTCTTGTTTCTGTccatataactctgcctctgtgtacagggctctctgtctctctctttaaaAGCCTGGCTCCTGACTCCAATGCATAGTCACAGTAGTTTGTCCTTGTCCTTCCTCACCATCcatgttttaatacattttctgTATTCAGGGCCAGTGCAAGGGCTTTAGGTGTTCTCGGTGAACCTTTAGCTTagcgtctccccccccctcctacaatGTGTAACTTTAGAAAATATTAATgacatttattttacattaaaaaGGAGAATATGTTACTGATTGTACATTCTCATTGCACTGGGGAGGGTACAGTTATGTGCCTGGGGGGTATTGTTATGTGcctggggcgggggggagggcggggtgaGGGAGAGATGAAGGTTATGTGCCTGGGGGGCAGGCAGGGCCACAACAGAGAGAGTGGGATGCAGACTGTTCTTACCTGCAGCTTTGGATGATGGGCCAGAGGGGGATCACACTACAGAGGGGGTCTGTCAGAGGGGTCCCACAGAGGTGCATGTCAGAGGTTGtccacagaggtgcctgtcagttCTACCGGCCTCCATCAGGCCGCCTCTGAGAGGCACCTCTGACCTCTGGCACGTTAGGGACAGTTGACCCGGctgttctcccccacccccctcatcggCAGCCCTACTGCTACATGGAATCCCCAGTTTTCCGCCCCCAAAATGTTGTCGTTCTAGGCAACCGCTCAGTTTGCCTAGTGGTTAAACCAGTTACAGTCTCCTCTCTGTTGCTCTCTCACTCTGTTTTGGGTTTTTGCCATCAACTGCCCATCTCCCCATTCAAATTCCAATTGTGACTTTCTGCTGCTAACTGCCTCCCATAGATCCCCTCGCTGGCGGCTCCACTGCAAGTTTCCCGGGCAGcagctcagctcctgcagtaaataaagtttattttataaTTCCTGCATCTTGTAAGGGTGCCAGTTTGACCCCCTTCAACCTGTATGGACTGGGACTTTGTCACCAACCGTTTTGCCCAGGCGGTCCAGCCTTCCCAGCGTTCCCTGCGGGTCCTTTTGGTCCtgaaaaacaatacaatacttaTAGAAATAAGAGATTTTTTCAAATCAATATTGTATATATTAGCAACCATAACCACCTGAAAACTGTTGTACATCAAACCTCCATAAATGAAGGTGAGCAGTGTATTTATAATACGTTACACTTGTATGTTTTCTTTGGAGTGCTGATCACTCACTTACAATCCCCACAAAATCCCTTTTGCGTTTGTTAATAATATGTTTACTGGTGCTTTTCTTGACCCTGCGTGTGGCCcaagtgtgtatatgtttgtcaGTTTCCTTATATAGCATCTGTTGAACGCCTAGAACGAGATGCTTTGAACAAGGACTCTATTTGTATTTGATGAAGCTAATTCATGGGAGGAAACATTACTAGCAGGAAAAAAAACCCACTTTAGTTACATTTTTACACAACTGTGTTTTAACAATGTAGAGCTTTTTTTATGTATTGACTTCATTGTATTTCTGAATTGCTTTATTCTCCACATGGAAAATGCTAAATTGGGAAACATTTAATGGAATTTCATTGTTACAAAACAGATTGTTACATCTTAATATAAAGATGATACTGTGGAGTTCGGAGTTCAGGGTAAACGGAGAAATGTTCACCATGTTTTGTTTGGGGTCATTCACATTTACATTCGGTAGATGTTTTGTACCTGGAGATGTGGGATTCTATTGTAGATTCTTACACCTATTAATATAACAGCGTGTACAGAGGTTTGACAATATCACAGGTCCTTGCTACATCTCTACAGATTCTTGTAGGCCCATTGAGAGGTAATACAGCCTATGGCGATTCCACATGTCTTGTGTGGGAGACACACTCACCGTTCTCTCCTAATGATCCAGGTTCTCCTTTTTGGCCAAGAGATCCCGGGACCCCAGGGCACCCTCTGAGGATGGTCAACCTGTCCGAGTCGCCAACCCCCACAACCTTCACTTCTGTGGGCAGAGACAAGCAGGGTAAAGAGgtggaagagggagtgagaaaaAAAAGAGGTAAGAGAGTAAACTACAATGTTCCCTTCAGGAAATGAAAGCTGCAAAACCAAAACCCACTTATACTTTTCCAGATAATCTTTCAGCCCAGAAATATACTGTGCATTATCAGTGTTAGGAAT from Ascaphus truei isolate aAscTru1 chromosome 21, aAscTru1.hap1, whole genome shotgun sequence includes the following:
- the LOC142472177 gene encoding ficolin-2-like, translating into MWTSAITVFLLVTTLCNAENSCPEVKVVGVGDSDRLTILRGCPGVPGSLGQKGEPGSLGENGPKGPAGNAGKAGPPGQNGEAGPAGIQGQKGEKGEMGTAGILYAARNCKELLDEGSFLSDWYTIYPDGRQPIKVLCDMHTDGGGWIVFQRRWDGSVDFFRDWDSYKKGFGSRLNEFWLGNDNLHMLTSSGTWELRIDLQDFESIKYFAKYASFKVLGESEKYKLLLGAFKEGNAGDSMAVHNNMGFTTKDQDNDVNAQNCALLYKGGWWYYNCHHSNLNGLYLLGQHSTDADGINWSTGKGWNYSHKFSEMKIRPVAK